The Lutra lutra chromosome 10, mLutLut1.2, whole genome shotgun sequence genome contains a region encoding:
- the LOC125079529 gene encoding olfactory receptor 10G9-like produces MTNVSLVTTFFLMGLPHAPAMDIPLLGIFLVIYVLTVVGNLLILLVIKVDSHLHTPMYFFLTNLSFIDMWFSTVTVPKMLMTLALPRGRAISLPSCVAQLYSFHFLGSTECFLYTVMSYDRYLAISHPLRYASMMSGRTCALLATSTWLSGSLHSAVQTTLTFRLPYCGASQIQHYFCDAPPILKLACADTSVNEMVIFVNIGVVALGCFLLIVLSYVSIVWSILKIRTSEGRHRAFQTCASHCIVVLCFFVPCVFIYLRPGSRDAVDGVVAVFYTVLTPLLNPVVYTLRNKEVKKALWKLINIVTFSGSK; encoded by the coding sequence ATGACAAACGTGAGCCTCGTCACAACGTTCTTCCTCATGGGTCTTCCCCATGCTCCAGCAATGGACATTCCCCTCTTGGGAATCTTCTTGGTGATTTATGTACTCACTGTGGTGGGGAACCTCCTCATCCTGCTGGTGATCAAGGTGGATTCCcacctccacacccccatgtacttcttcctgacCAACCTGTCCTTCATTGACATGTGGTTCTCCACCGTCACTGTGCCCAAAATGCTGATGACCTTGGCATTGCCAAGAGGCAGGGCCATCTCTCTTCCGAGCTGCGTGGCCCAGCTCTACTCCTTCCACTTCCTGGGGAGCACTGAGTGTTTCCTCTACACAGTCATGTCCTATGACCGCTACCTGGCCATCAGTCACCCACTCAGGTATGCCAGCATGATGAGTGGGAGGACTTGTGCCCTCCTGGCCACCAGCACGTGGCTCAGTGGCTCTCTGCACTCTGCTGTCCAGACCACACTGACATTCCGTTTGCCCTACTGCGGGGCCAGCCAGATCCAGCATTACTTCTGTGATGCCCCTCCCATCCTCAAGCTGGCCTGTGCAGACACCTCTGTCAATGAGATGGTGATCTTTGTCAACATCGGGGTCGTGGCCTTGGGCTGCTTTCTCCTGATAGTGCTGTCCTATGTGTCCATCGTCTGGTCCATCCTGAAGATCCGCACCTCAGAGGGGAGACACAGAGCCTTTCAGACCTGTGCCTCCCACTGCATTGTggtcctttgtttctttgttccctgtgttttcatttacctGAGGCCAGGCTCCCGGGATGCTGTGGATGGGGTTGTGGCAGTTTTCTACACGGTGCTGACACCCCTTCTAAACCCTGTGGTGTACACTCTGAGGAACAAGGAAGTGAAGAAAGCTCTATGGAAGCTTATAAACATAGTAACATTTTCCGGGAGCAAATAA